In Rutidosis leptorrhynchoides isolate AG116_Rl617_1_P2 chromosome 2, CSIRO_AGI_Rlap_v1, whole genome shotgun sequence, one genomic interval encodes:
- the LOC139893905 gene encoding histone H3.3, which translates to MARTKQTARKSTGGKAPRKQLATKAARKSAPTTGGVKKPHRYRPGTVALREIRKYQKSTELLIRKLPFQRLVREIAQDFKTDLRFQSHAVLALQEAAEAYLVGLFEDTNLCAIHAKRVTIMPKDIQLARRIRGERA; encoded by the exons ATGGCTCGTACGAAACAAACCGCTCGTAAATCCACCGGTGGAAAGGCTCCTAGGAAGCAACTTGCTACCAAG GCTGCTAGGAAATCAGCTCCAACAACCGGAGGAGTCAAGAAGCCCCATCGCTACCGTCCCGGAACTGTCGCTCTCCG TGAAATCCGTAAATATCAGAAGAGTACTGAATTGCTGATCCGCAAATTGCCATTCCAGAGGCTTGTTCGTGAAATTGCACAAGATTTTAAG ACTGATCTGAGGTTCCAGAGCCATGCTGTGTTGGCACTTCAGGAGGCTGCAGAAGCTTACCTAGTTGGTCTCTTTGAGGATACCAACTTGTGTGCGATTCATGCCAAGAGGGTTACCATTATGCCCAAGGATATTCAGTTGGCAAGGCGTATCCGCGGGGAGCGTGCCTAA